The Nocardioides humi genome includes a region encoding these proteins:
- a CDS encoding ABC transporter permease encodes MSEVSFGSGALAVIGGTVGVMLGLTLSVGLVVGMQGYAALDQIGTATLTGFISAYFNTREVAPMVAALALSATVGSGFTAQLGAMRINEEVDALTAMAVSSVQFLVTTRVIAGFVAIIPLYVIGLLTSYAGSRLVTVYVYGQSAGTYDHYFELFLPPIDILLSFVKVLVFAVMIILVHCRIGFNASGGPAGVGVAVGRAVRRSLVAVALLDLILSMALWGATTTVRIAG; translated from the coding sequence TTGTCCGAGGTCAGCTTCGGCTCGGGTGCCCTCGCGGTCATCGGCGGCACCGTCGGCGTGATGCTCGGCCTGACCCTCTCGGTCGGCCTGGTGGTCGGCATGCAGGGCTACGCCGCCCTCGACCAGATCGGCACCGCCACGCTGACCGGGTTCATCTCCGCCTACTTCAACACCCGCGAGGTCGCCCCGATGGTCGCCGCGCTGGCGCTCTCGGCGACCGTCGGATCCGGCTTCACCGCCCAGCTCGGCGCGATGCGCATCAACGAGGAGGTCGACGCGCTCACCGCGATGGCCGTCTCCAGCGTGCAGTTCCTCGTCACCACCCGGGTCATCGCCGGGTTCGTCGCGATCATCCCGCTCTACGTGATCGGTCTGCTCACGTCGTACGCCGGATCCCGGCTGGTCACCGTCTACGTCTACGGGCAGTCCGCCGGCACCTACGATCACTACTTCGAGCTGTTCCTGCCACCGATCGACATCCTGCTGTCCTTCGTCAAGGTGCTCGTCTTCGCGGTGATGATCATCTTGGTGCACTGCCGGATAGGCTTCAACGCCTCCGGCGGACCCGCCGGCGTCGGCGTCGCCGTGGGCCGCGCCGTGCGCCGCAGCCTCGTCGCGGTGGCGCTCCTCGACCTCATCCTGTCGATGGCGCTGTGGGGCGCCACCACGACGGTGAGGATCGCGGGAT
- a CDS encoding RCC1 domain-containing protein: protein MGEEEVVAMRGAVGRRSARRLRVGGVAAVTAALTVSLVTAAPAGADPASAVGGQNLPVPLERAGGFVGWGSPGDALTPPASLDGVALREVALTAETALALTGDGRVVVWGVDGQTNVIPASVGSLDVVDLAASSINAGVVTRDGRVVVWGASSSTKEDPTDVPAGLSGVTQLAIAHTSAFALKDDGSVVAWGRQGDLGVVTGVLEVPDGLRASAISAADFNAYALTTDGTVAGWGRWGGGGGDSNAPLPAATQIPGNVTAVAAIQQGGVALLADGSITAWGLYGAEMYPDLGGKRAVAIAGGLADAYAVLDEDGVLHFGGPGAVDPALVSPAEVVGAPVAQFAVGGGQVGVIQTEMLRGSAPTVAGTARVGSVLTATPGTFSGEPDEVSSRWLADGQPIGDPASGTAPASLTLGADLAGKRISYESTATKDGVEPVVSTSVQTAAVSVPPPPVPAKVASMTAVTKVKIKKAAKKVMVKGAVNAAASPAGQAQVSIVKGKKTIVTATVPVAADGSFKLVAKKFGKKAIKKTKAKNKATGYRGKYQVTVTYDGNGGVSASSGAATFKVKK, encoded by the coding sequence GTGGGTGAGGAGGAAGTCGTGGCGATGCGTGGTGCGGTGGGACGACGGTCGGCGAGGCGGTTGCGGGTCGGGGGAGTCGCCGCGGTGACCGCGGCCCTGACGGTGAGCCTGGTCACCGCCGCACCCGCCGGCGCGGACCCGGCGAGCGCGGTGGGGGGGCAGAACCTGCCGGTCCCGCTGGAGCGGGCGGGCGGCTTCGTCGGCTGGGGCAGTCCGGGTGACGCGTTGACGCCGCCGGCGTCGCTGGACGGCGTCGCGCTGCGCGAGGTCGCGCTGACGGCCGAGACGGCGCTCGCGCTGACCGGGGACGGGCGGGTGGTCGTGTGGGGCGTCGACGGCCAGACCAATGTGATCCCCGCGAGTGTCGGGTCGCTGGACGTGGTGGACCTCGCTGCATCGTCGATCAACGCAGGAGTGGTGACGCGCGACGGGAGGGTCGTGGTCTGGGGGGCCTCGTCGTCGACGAAGGAGGATCCCACCGACGTGCCGGCCGGCCTGAGCGGGGTCACTCAGCTCGCGATCGCCCACACCAGCGCCTTCGCGCTGAAGGACGACGGCAGCGTCGTGGCCTGGGGCAGGCAGGGCGACCTCGGCGTGGTGACCGGCGTGCTTGAGGTGCCGGACGGGCTGCGGGCGAGCGCGATCAGCGCGGCCGACTTCAACGCCTATGCGCTGACCACCGACGGCACGGTGGCCGGCTGGGGTCGCTGGGGCGGCGGGGGCGGTGACAGCAATGCGCCGTTGCCCGCCGCGACTCAGATCCCGGGCAATGTCACCGCGGTCGCCGCGATCCAGCAGGGAGGCGTGGCGTTGCTGGCCGACGGCTCGATCACCGCCTGGGGCCTGTACGGCGCCGAGATGTATCCGGACCTGGGCGGGAAGCGCGCCGTGGCCATCGCAGGTGGACTCGCTGACGCCTACGCGGTGCTGGACGAGGACGGGGTCCTCCATTTCGGCGGCCCGGGGGCCGTGGACCCCGCCTTGGTGTCGCCGGCCGAGGTCGTGGGGGCGCCGGTGGCGCAATTCGCCGTCGGCGGAGGGCAGGTCGGAGTGATCCAGACCGAGATGCTACGTGGCAGCGCGCCGACGGTCGCCGGGACGGCGCGGGTGGGGTCGGTCCTGACCGCGACGCCGGGCACCTTCTCCGGCGAGCCCGACGAGGTGAGCAGCCGGTGGCTGGCTGACGGGCAGCCGATCGGCGATCCGGCCAGCGGGACCGCGCCGGCGTCGCTGACGCTGGGCGCCGACCTGGCCGGCAAGCGGATCAGCTACGAGTCCACCGCGACCAAGGACGGTGTGGAGCCGGTGGTATCGACCTCGGTACAGACCGCGGCGGTGAGCGTGCCGCCTCCGCCAGTCCCGGCCAAGGTCGCGTCGATGACAGCCGTGACCAAGGTGAAGATCAAGAAGGCCGCGAAGAAGGTGATGGTCAAGGGAGCCGTCAATGCCGCGGCCTCCCCCGCGGGTCAGGCTCAGGTCAGCATCGTCAAGGGCAAGAAGACCATCGTGACCGCGACCGTCCCGGTCGCCGCCGACGGCTCGTTCAAGCTGGTGGCGAAGAAGTTCGGGAAGAAGGCGATCAAGAAGACCAAGGCCAAGAACAAGGCCACCGGCTACCGCGGCAAGTACCAGGTCACAGTCACCTACGACGGCAATGGTGGTGTTTCCGCGAGCAGCGGTGCGGCGACCTTCAAGGTCAAGAAGTAG
- a CDS encoding Ig-like domain-containing protein encodes MEPDSPATGQWLADGEEIAGETGDELTLDEDLLDAMISYRTSAVRNGETIESTSEEVGPVTPETVPSTTTLTVTPANGAYGTTRTATATVAKSGGTPTGSVTFTLDGKAATAGLTDGKATWTLPGDLAVGVHTLTAAYAGDATTDPSTSAVATVSVTKAAATLTAGKTKVKGKSGTIAKKIVLKVNVGAAGVSPDGTVKLVLKGKGVKKRTVTVTVKPNGVAKVKLKKIKRGKYKATWTYSGSATVIGGKVKTKVTI; translated from the coding sequence TTGGAGCCGGACAGCCCGGCGACCGGGCAGTGGCTCGCCGACGGCGAAGAGATCGCGGGCGAGACCGGCGATGAGCTGACGCTGGACGAGGACCTGCTGGACGCGATGATCAGCTACCGCACGAGCGCCGTCCGCAACGGAGAGACGATCGAGTCGACCTCCGAGGAGGTCGGGCCGGTCACGCCGGAGACCGTGCCGTCGACGACCACGCTGACGGTGACGCCGGCGAATGGTGCGTACGGCACCACCCGCACCGCCACCGCGACCGTCGCCAAGAGCGGCGGCACGCCGACCGGTTCGGTCACCTTCACCCTCGACGGCAAGGCCGCCACGGCCGGGCTCACCGACGGCAAGGCCACCTGGACCCTCCCCGGCGACCTGGCGGTGGGAGTGCACACGCTCACCGCCGCCTATGCCGGTGACGCCACCACCGATCCGTCGACCTCGGCGGTGGCCACGGTCAGCGTCACCAAGGCGGCAGCGACGCTGACGGCGGGCAAGACGAAGGTCAAGGGCAAGAGCGGCACGATCGCCAAGAAGATCGTGCTCAAGGTCAACGTGGGCGCCGCCGGCGTCTCGCCGGACGGCACCGTGAAGCTCGTACTCAAGGGCAAGGGGGTCAAGAAGCGCACGGTCACCGTCACGGTCAAGCCCAACGGCGTGGCCAAGGTGAAGCTGAAGAAGATCAAGCGCGGCAAGTACAAGGCCACGTGGACCTACTCCGGCTCCGCCACGGTGATCGGCGGCAAGGTCAAGACGAAGGTCACGATCTGA
- a CDS encoding helix-turn-helix domain-containing protein, with product MTRATASIVRRVQDAVPEHAAADGTRRHRLFIAAARAAAQVFLDGAARRPEHAQQVDEIFRGLGYAQGRREGSRESMDAAMHAAMQCSWRYLADFAVDHDLSSAALRELADALFDFLAHLHRLLGEGFDLAQDARGRDPGAARVRLFRLLRGTADRSAPGHAHRLDERELRDLAELARWPLPARVVALAIGHDHDAPAIPPSPNLLIQAHPGHVLVVCPAEMHAPFVQQIMRSSSGPRIARSWPVTVVETGAALRWCQRALDLVRAGVIPPTPVIDCAEHATQLWLHAESSLRRHLCQQVLRPLLAEPANSRAILSETLLAWAETRESARALATRLGVHPQTVRYRWKRINELLGDSLRDPDVVLQMTLVLKASVPLWTKGDQSDFDLARVN from the coding sequence ATGACCAGAGCCACCGCCAGCATCGTCCGCCGGGTCCAAGATGCCGTACCGGAGCATGCCGCCGCCGACGGAACACGACGGCACCGGCTCTTCATCGCGGCAGCCCGGGCCGCTGCCCAGGTCTTCCTCGACGGCGCGGCGCGGCGGCCCGAGCATGCACAGCAGGTCGACGAGATCTTCCGCGGCCTCGGCTACGCCCAGGGCCGGCGAGAAGGAAGCCGGGAGTCGATGGATGCCGCCATGCACGCGGCTATGCAGTGCTCGTGGCGCTACCTCGCGGACTTCGCCGTCGATCATGACCTGTCCAGCGCGGCGCTCCGTGAGCTGGCCGATGCGCTCTTCGACTTCCTGGCCCACCTGCACCGCCTCCTGGGGGAGGGTTTCGACCTCGCCCAGGACGCACGTGGGCGCGACCCCGGCGCTGCCCGAGTGCGCCTGTTCCGGCTACTGCGGGGTACCGCGGATCGGTCTGCTCCCGGCCACGCGCACCGCCTCGACGAGAGAGAATTGCGGGATCTGGCTGAGCTCGCCCGCTGGCCGCTCCCCGCGAGAGTGGTGGCACTGGCCATCGGGCACGACCACGACGCGCCGGCGATACCGCCCTCGCCGAACCTGCTGATCCAGGCCCACCCCGGCCACGTGCTCGTGGTCTGCCCGGCGGAGATGCACGCCCCATTCGTCCAGCAGATCATGCGCTCCAGCTCCGGTCCGCGGATCGCGCGAAGCTGGCCCGTGACGGTGGTCGAGACCGGTGCTGCGCTGCGCTGGTGCCAGCGTGCCCTCGACCTCGTCCGAGCCGGCGTCATCCCACCGACGCCGGTGATCGACTGCGCCGAGCACGCGACCCAGCTCTGGCTGCACGCCGAGTCTTCGCTGCGACGACACCTGTGCCAACAGGTGCTGCGGCCACTCCTCGCCGAGCCGGCCAACTCCCGCGCCATCCTGTCCGAGACGCTGCTGGCCTGGGCGGAGACCCGTGAGAGCGCGCGAGCCCTCGCGACGCGCCTCGGCGTCCACCCGCAGACCGTGCGCTACCGCTGGAAACGGATCAACGAGCTGCTCGGCGACTCCCTCCGTGATCCCGACGTCGTGCTCCAGATGACCCTGGTGCTCAAAGCCAGCGTGCCGCTGTGGACGAAGGGCGACCAGAGCGACTTCGACCTCGCGCGCGTCAACTGA
- a CDS encoding helix-turn-helix domain-containing protein yields MQDPRRTSPAWAAYAREIGHALKRARAAAGCSQRAVATRAGIATQTYQKYEKGESKPGTPLNPELLTLVAVSQALGITIADLLPPGAPDLTVGR; encoded by the coding sequence GTGCAAGATCCCCGAAGGACATCTCCGGCCTGGGCGGCCTACGCGCGCGAGATCGGCCACGCTCTGAAGCGGGCGCGCGCCGCCGCCGGATGCAGCCAGCGCGCTGTCGCGACACGAGCCGGGATCGCGACACAGACCTACCAGAAGTACGAGAAGGGCGAGTCCAAGCCCGGTACGCCGCTCAACCCGGAGCTGCTGACCCTCGTGGCCGTGTCTCAGGCTCTGGGGATCACGATCGCCGACCTGCTGCCACCGGGGGCGCCTGACCTCACTGTCGGGCGCTGA
- a CDS encoding DUF6907 domain-containing protein — protein sequence MDHRRPTWLLEPCPAWCTREHVEDDHPEDRYHSSEASVVPAIATDEDRLPPSASADAVELIVGMTRPVGELIEWVTIEPSLSRQPRLTLTRESAQRLLDALAEQLALTAR from the coding sequence ATGGACCATCGACGACCTACCTGGCTGCTTGAGCCCTGTCCTGCATGGTGCACCCGCGAGCACGTCGAGGACGACCACCCCGAGGATCGGTACCACTCCAGCGAGGCGAGCGTCGTTCCGGCCATCGCCACCGACGAGGACAGGCTGCCGCCGTCCGCCTCCGCGGATGCCGTAGAACTCATCGTCGGGATGACCCGGCCCGTCGGCGAGCTCATCGAGTGGGTCACCATCGAGCCCAGCCTGTCCCGCCAGCCGCGGCTGACCCTGACCCGCGAGTCCGCTCAACGACTCCTCGACGCCCTGGCCGAGCAATTGGCCCTCACCGCCCGCTGA
- a CDS encoding hemerythrin domain-containing protein yields the protein MTSGIDLGRPTSGDVIDLISDDHRRFEQLLSQMRLGTADRDAVRRAFADVLVAHGEAEEELVYPVLRKAAADIDAHDVEHGREEHAEGNDALLSLLELKGTDTQAFADAVEELSNLVAHHIAEEELSILEPARTEVSTRVRWDLGEKWAARRNALIDERCGAVENVRRIVAAAQREGLLQDA from the coding sequence ATGACCTCCGGAATCGACCTGGGCCGCCCCACCTCGGGCGACGTCATCGACCTGATCAGCGACGACCACCGGCGCTTCGAGCAGCTGCTGTCCCAGATGCGTCTCGGCACGGCCGACCGCGACGCCGTACGACGGGCCTTCGCCGACGTCCTCGTCGCCCACGGCGAGGCGGAGGAGGAGCTGGTCTATCCCGTCCTGCGCAAGGCCGCCGCCGACATCGACGCCCACGACGTCGAGCACGGCCGGGAGGAGCACGCCGAGGGCAACGACGCCCTGCTGTCCCTCCTCGAGCTCAAGGGCACCGACACCCAGGCGTTCGCCGACGCCGTGGAGGAGCTCAGCAACCTGGTCGCCCACCACATCGCCGAGGAGGAGCTCAGCATCCTCGAGCCCGCCCGCACCGAGGTCTCGACCCGCGTGCGCTGGGATCTCGGTGAGAAGTGGGCGGCCCGCCGCAACGCGCTGATCGACGAGCGCTGCGGTGCCGTCGAGAACGTACGACGGATCGTCGCCGCCGCGCAGCGGGAGGGCCTGCTGCAGGACGCGTGA
- a CDS encoding SCO6745 family protein, whose amino-acid sequence MRHPRADVARAVWRSIEPVHAVTYFSPEPLSALAAAGYRGFWMGYFAGRAAPLGPAPAELVHALFHNFDLGHVARALPDAWAFAAPEAALRARLDGSVAALRRQLGTAAPVPGVERAAELAERAAAAAPLEGRPLFAANRALPVPDEALARLWHAATLLREHRGDGHVAALTAAGIGGREAHVLHALATGTPAAVYRTARHLTDAEWDAILDGMRQRGLVDPAGHLTERGRAVKERIEETTDDLAAPAYAVLGDDEVDDLLTALAPVRAAIVAAGEIPTRSPMGLDLSD is encoded by the coding sequence GTGAGGCATCCGCGGGCGGACGTCGCCCGCGCGGTGTGGCGGTCGATCGAGCCGGTGCACGCCGTCACGTACTTCTCGCCGGAGCCGCTCTCGGCGCTGGCGGCCGCCGGCTACCGCGGGTTCTGGATGGGCTACTTCGCCGGACGCGCCGCACCCCTCGGCCCGGCGCCGGCCGAGCTGGTGCACGCGCTGTTCCACAACTTCGACCTGGGTCACGTCGCCCGTGCCCTCCCGGACGCCTGGGCCTTCGCGGCTCCGGAGGCGGCACTGCGGGCCCGCCTCGACGGCTCGGTCGCGGCGCTGCGCCGGCAGCTCGGCACCGCGGCGCCCGTCCCCGGCGTCGAGCGAGCCGCCGAGCTGGCCGAGCGCGCTGCCGCCGCAGCGCCGCTCGAGGGCCGGCCGCTGTTCGCGGCCAACCGCGCGCTGCCGGTGCCGGACGAGGCGCTGGCCCGGCTCTGGCACGCCGCCACCCTGCTGCGCGAGCATCGCGGCGACGGGCACGTCGCCGCACTGACCGCCGCGGGGATCGGTGGCCGCGAGGCCCACGTCCTCCACGCGCTCGCCACGGGTACGCCGGCCGCGGTCTACCGCACCGCGCGGCACCTGACGGACGCCGAGTGGGACGCGATCCTCGACGGGATGCGCCAGCGCGGTCTCGTCGATCCCGCCGGACACCTCACCGAGCGCGGGCGCGCGGTGAAGGAGCGGATCGAGGAGACGACGGACGACCTGGCGGCGCCGGCGTACGCCGTCCTCGGCGACGACGAGGTCGACGACCTGCTGACGGCGCTCGCCCCCGTGCGGGCGGCGATCGTGGCGGCAGGGGAGATCCCGACCAGGTCGCCGATGGGGCTGGACCTGTCCGACTGA
- a CDS encoding FAD-dependent oxidoreductase: MADPIILLVSADEIDVLTEQFHRYEREYDVRSARSVAEANALLKAVRRSGQPVALVVTDSELPDENVLVAMHDWRALVPTARRIVAIPIARFAADTESLRPYLAKGKFDTYLVLPQGRRDEEFHYAIVELLSDWGATVASSEVDSVRVIAPDASPLALAVRDFLDRTGFPYRTYPPDSPQGEEALALYDGPPSYPLVHLAAKPFGRLPVVAPQSVRELAALIYGRPSDIEVDTVVDLAIVGAGPAGLAAAVYGASEGLSTVVLEQEVIGGQAGTSSMIRNYLGFPRGISGMRLGQRARTQAIRFGARFFTGWPVVGLEPGADGAPHTVVTEGGEVRARSVLVASGVAYRRLGIAPLEDLVGAGVNYGAAMTAAREMEDRDVYVVGGGNSAGQAAVHLARFARSVTILIRREDLAATMSTYLIGEISWNPRIDVRPCTEIVDGGPDDSGQLGWLQLCDVRTRQEERVAAGGLFLLIGAAPHCDWLPADVLRDERGFVLTGRDVPTECWVDGLPPENLTTCVPGIFAAGDIRSGSMKRVAAASGEGASAVSLVHGYLESLRSSPAPAGEAPAPLRGA, from the coding sequence GTGGCCGACCCCATCATCCTTCTCGTCTCCGCCGACGAGATCGACGTCCTGACCGAGCAGTTCCACCGCTACGAGCGCGAGTACGACGTCCGCTCCGCCCGCAGCGTCGCCGAGGCGAACGCCCTCCTGAAGGCGGTGCGCCGGTCCGGGCAGCCGGTCGCCCTCGTCGTGACCGACTCCGAGCTGCCCGACGAGAACGTGCTCGTCGCGATGCACGACTGGCGGGCGCTCGTCCCGACCGCCCGGCGGATCGTCGCCATCCCGATCGCCCGCTTCGCAGCCGACACCGAGTCGCTGCGGCCCTATCTCGCCAAGGGCAAGTTCGACACCTACCTCGTGCTGCCCCAGGGGCGCCGCGACGAGGAGTTCCACTACGCGATCGTCGAGCTGCTCAGCGACTGGGGTGCGACGGTCGCGTCCTCGGAGGTCGACTCGGTGCGGGTGATCGCGCCCGACGCCTCGCCGCTCGCGCTGGCGGTGCGCGACTTCCTGGACCGGACCGGCTTCCCGTACCGGACCTACCCGCCGGACTCCCCGCAGGGCGAGGAGGCCCTCGCGCTGTACGACGGCCCGCCGTCGTACCCGTTGGTGCACCTGGCGGCCAAGCCGTTCGGTCGGCTGCCGGTCGTCGCACCGCAGTCGGTGCGGGAGCTGGCCGCGCTGATCTACGGCCGGCCCTCCGACATCGAGGTGGACACCGTGGTCGACCTCGCCATCGTCGGGGCCGGCCCGGCCGGTCTCGCCGCCGCGGTCTACGGCGCGTCCGAGGGACTGAGCACCGTCGTCCTCGAGCAGGAGGTGATCGGCGGGCAGGCCGGCACCAGCTCGATGATCCGCAACTACCTCGGCTTCCCGCGCGGCATCTCCGGCATGCGGTTGGGACAGCGGGCGCGGACCCAGGCGATCCGGTTCGGCGCCCGCTTCTTCACCGGCTGGCCGGTGGTGGGCCTGGAGCCGGGCGCCGACGGCGCGCCGCACACCGTGGTGACCGAGGGAGGGGAGGTCCGCGCCCGCTCGGTCCTCGTCGCCTCCGGGGTCGCCTACCGGCGCCTCGGCATCGCGCCGCTGGAGGATCTCGTCGGCGCCGGCGTCAACTACGGCGCCGCGATGACCGCCGCGCGCGAGATGGAGGACCGCGACGTGTACGTCGTCGGCGGCGGCAACTCCGCGGGACAGGCCGCCGTGCACCTGGCCCGGTTCGCGCGCTCGGTCACGATCCTGATCCGGCGCGAGGACCTGGCCGCGACCATGTCGACGTACCTCATCGGCGAGATCTCGTGGAACCCGCGGATCGACGTGCGTCCGTGCACGGAGATCGTCGACGGCGGCCCCGACGACAGCGGCCAGCTGGGGTGGCTGCAGCTGTGCGACGTCCGCACGCGGCAGGAGGAGCGGGTCGCCGCGGGCGGGCTCTTCCTGCTGATCGGCGCCGCACCCCACTGCGACTGGCTGCCCGCCGACGTACTCCGCGACGAGCGCGGCTTCGTCCTCACCGGCCGCGACGTGCCCACCGAGTGCTGGGTCGACGGCCTCCCGCCGGAGAACCTCACCACCTGCGTCCCCGGCATCTTCGCCGCCGGCGACATCCGCTCCGGCTCGATGAAGCGGGTCGCCGCCGCCAGCGGCGAGGGCGCGTCGGCGGTGTCGCTCGTGCACGGGTACCTGGAGTCGCTCCGGTCGTCGCCCGCGCCCGCCGGCGAGGCCCCCGCACCGCTGCGTGGGGCGTGA
- a CDS encoding type II toxin-antitoxin system Phd/YefM family antitoxin: protein MTTITSREFNRDVSAAKRAALEGPVMVTDHGEPSHVLLSIEDYRRLRRQAGTLADRLAGPPGSEDIEIPIPPRKVEPFRPLDL from the coding sequence ATGACGACCATCACGAGCAGGGAGTTCAACCGCGATGTCAGCGCGGCGAAGCGCGCCGCACTGGAGGGACCGGTCATGGTCACCGACCACGGCGAGCCGTCCCACGTCCTGCTGTCGATCGAGGACTACCGCCGCCTGCGACGGCAGGCCGGGACCCTCGCCGACCGACTGGCCGGGCCTCCGGGGTCGGAGGACATCGAGATTCCGATCCCCCCACGCAAGGTGGAGCCGTTCCGCCCCCTCGACCTGTGA
- a CDS encoding type II toxin-antitoxin system VapC family toxin, translating into MRHLLDTNIVSDLYRRRPSVVAWTKQHPDEDFAISTITLFELEHGILLLERRDPRQAKPLRRWFDSKVVPDFERTTLPVDTAVASRAAALHVPDPMPIDDAYIAATALVHGLTVVTRNVADFARTGVPVVNPHDPSSA; encoded by the coding sequence GTGAGGCATCTTCTCGACACCAATATCGTCAGCGACCTGTACCGCAGGCGCCCGTCGGTCGTGGCCTGGACCAAGCAGCATCCCGATGAGGATTTCGCGATCAGCACGATCACACTGTTCGAGCTCGAGCACGGCATCCTGCTGCTCGAACGACGCGATCCCCGACAGGCAAAACCGCTGCGACGCTGGTTCGACAGCAAGGTGGTCCCGGACTTCGAGAGGACGACCCTTCCGGTCGACACGGCCGTCGCGTCCCGCGCCGCGGCGCTCCACGTGCCCGATCCGATGCCGATCGACGACGCCTACATCGCGGCGACCGCGCTGGTCCACGGCCTGACCGTGGTCACCCGCAATGTCGCCGACTTCGCGCGGACCGGCGTACCGGTCGTCAACCCCCACGACCCTAGCAGCGCCTAG
- a CDS encoding HNH endonuclease family protein has translation MRWWWAALVAGLVTLLTACGPLAPAPPGASAGDGTVLPTDAMDTTGATDAAEALAGLVVTARPRPPADYDRNAFGARWADVDGNGCNQRDDVLLRDAEPGTARIARQGRCDHDVLAGTWTDPYTGRTLTFDDLKDPAQAQAIQIDHVVPLAEAWVSGASAWDDARRREYANDLAGLLAVDGPTNAAKGADDPAAWRPRKAYQCAYARRWIEVKARWRLTVDPSEVAALDDMLGYCS, from the coding sequence GTGAGGTGGTGGTGGGCGGCCCTGGTGGCCGGGCTGGTGACGCTGCTGACCGCGTGCGGGCCGCTGGCACCTGCCCCACCGGGCGCCTCCGCGGGCGACGGCACCGTGCTGCCCACGGACGCCATGGACACCACCGGTGCCACGGACGCCGCGGAGGCGCTGGCCGGGCTCGTCGTCACCGCGCGGCCACGGCCGCCGGCCGACTACGACCGCAACGCGTTCGGCGCCCGGTGGGCCGACGTGGACGGCAACGGCTGCAACCAGCGCGACGACGTGCTGCTGCGCGACGCCGAGCCCGGCACCGCCCGCATCGCACGCCAGGGCCGCTGTGACCACGACGTGCTCGCCGGCACGTGGACCGATCCCTACACCGGGAGGACGCTGACCTTCGACGACCTCAAGGATCCCGCGCAGGCACAGGCGATCCAGATCGACCATGTCGTCCCGCTCGCCGAGGCGTGGGTCTCCGGCGCGTCCGCGTGGGACGACGCGCGGCGCAGGGAGTACGCCAACGACCTCGCCGGGCTGCTCGCCGTCGACGGCCCGACCAACGCCGCCAAGGGCGCCGACGACCCGGCCGCATGGCGTCCGCGGAAGGCCTACCAGTGCGCCTACGCCCGTCGCTGGATCGAGGTCAAGGCGCGCTGGCGGCTGACGGTCGACCCCAGCGAGGTGGCCGCGCTCGACGACATGCTGGGCTACTGCTCCTGA
- a CDS encoding DUF427 domain-containing protein, giving the protein MSRPVLVPGPDHPITVTPHPGRVVVRAGGRALVDTERALELREASYPPVLYLPREDADLTALQPSDTRTYCPYKGDASYFSIPTADGLLVDAVWSYEQPYDAVPAIAGHLAFYPDRVEISAG; this is encoded by the coding sequence ATGTCTCGCCCCGTGCTCGTCCCCGGCCCGGACCACCCGATCACCGTCACGCCCCACCCGGGGCGGGTCGTCGTGCGCGCCGGCGGGCGCGCCCTCGTCGACACCGAGCGGGCGCTGGAGCTGCGCGAGGCGTCGTACCCGCCGGTGCTCTACCTCCCCCGCGAGGACGCCGACCTGACGGCGCTGCAGCCCAGCGACACCCGCACCTACTGCCCCTACAAGGGCGACGCGTCGTACTTCTCGATCCCCACCGCCGACGGGCTGCTCGTGGACGCGGTCTGGTCCTACGAGCAGCCCTACGACGCGGTGCCGGCCATCGCGGGCCACCTCGCGTTCTACCCCGACCGGGTGGAGATCAGCGCCGGCTGA